The Staphylococcus simiae genome includes the window TCAATAACTTTTGTAAAAAATTGGTCATAATTTAATCTTTAAAAAACTAGTCATTGTCACAAAAAAGAACATATTGAAATTTTATTAAAATTTTACATATATTATTATCAATAAAAATCTCTTTTTGAATCTAGATAAAAGTACTTTTATTTTTTAGGACTAATTGATTAAATGTAAATAGAAAATATTGAAAGTATTAAGTAATTTAAAACCAAAACACCTGAAGTTGGGACCCAGCAAAGTAAAATTATGTCCACAGAATTTTTACTTTAATGTGCAAGCTGGGCAAGGGACCCAGCAAAGTAAAATTTAAAAGGATTACAGTTGCACTATCAGTACAACTGCATTGGGACGCAACAAAGAGAATTTCACCAAGAAATTCTACAGACAATGAAGGTTGGGCAAGAGCCTGGGACAAAATGTATTTTACGCTTAAATTTAAGCATTTGGCAGTAACTGTCTGGTTTTCAAAGCGTTGATAAATCAACATTTTGAAAACCTAGTCAGTCTTGCCGGGGTGGGACTACGAAATAAATTTTATATAAAATTTATTTCTGTCCCACTCCCAATTCGGGAGAATACAAATAAAAAACTCGACTCCTATTTTATTTCAATAGTCATCGAGTTTCTAAATTGTTATTATTTAGTCATTTAGCATTACTAATAACAATTTAGTTAATTTACCATAATTTTTGATCACTTGTTGTTACGTATTTTGCACCATTTTTAATTGCTTCTTCTATTTCTTGCTCAGTATTAATCAAGCCTCCTGCAATAACTTGTGCTTTCGTTTCTTTTTCTATATTATGAATTGCTTTACTTGCTACGCCAGGTAATACTTCAACGAAATCTGGTTCAACTTTTTTTATTAAATCTATACTTCTTTTCAACGCTTGACTGTCAATAATAAATACTCTAAATATCGTTAAAGTATTTAGAGATTTAGCCTTTTTAATGACTTTAGATTTGGTCGACACAATACCTTTAGGTTTAAATTGTTGAATAATATATTCACTAGCAAATTCATCATGACTTAGTCCTTTGATTAAATCTATGTGAATAAAACACTCTATGTGATTTTGTTTAAGTAATTCCATGATGCTCTTAATATGACCAATATGCATATCCAATAAAACACAAATTTTATGATCCGTCTTGATTAACAATTCTAAATCTTTCATGTTTCTAACTGCTGGTAAAATATTAGTGTTCATATTGACATCCTCTCTACATGACACGTTTGAATAATTTTTCTAATTCATAATTGGTAAAATTAATAATAATCGGTCTTCCATGTGGACACGTAAATGGATCTTCCGCTTCTCTCAATTGATCGATTAAATCTGACATCTCATGCTGTTGTAGATAATGATTAGCTTTGATTGATTTCTTGCAAGACATCATAATTGCAGCATCTTCACGCATTTTTGCTACATTAATTTTTTTATGTTCTAAGACAAGTTCAATCATATCTTTAATAATATCTTCTACTTCATCTTTAGGGAACCACACTGGATAACTATTAACGATATAGTCATAACCACCAAAATGTTCTAGATTAATTCCAACTCTTTGCAATTCACTTTGATATTGATCAATGATTAATTGCTCATCTTTTGAAAAATGGAATGTTAGTGGAATTAATAAATCTTGTACTTCATTTGTCACTTGTCCTATTTTATCTCTAAAATATTCATATTTGATACGTTCTTGAGCAGCATGCTGATCTATCATATACATGCCTTGTTCATTTTGCGCGATAATATATGTTCCATGAACTTGACCAACAACTTCCATATATGGAACGCGTTGTTTTGGTATAGATTTAAATGTTGAGCTATCGACATGTTCAGTATCAGATTCTGTGTTAGACATATATGTTATGTCATCGTCATTTTGATGTGGTAGATCCATTTGTTCCAAAATTTGTCTTTGTTTATTAGAGTAATCATCATCAATATTTCGTGTATCATTATATAAATTATTGTCATCAACTTCAGCAACCATATTAGATTCGTTATTATCACTTTGGTTTAACAATCCATCATACTGATAGTCAGATTTATCATCTAGACGTTTATCATTTTGATTAGCTTGTTCAAAAGCGATCTTTTGCTGTTCAAAAGTTTCTAACACTTTATTTTTTTTAGACATTTTATCTAAATCATTTTGTGGAATGAGTATTTTATCTTTAAATGCCTCTCTGATTTTTGTCACAATCAACTCAAATAATTGATCCTCTTTCGATAGTCTTACTTCTAATTTAGTTGGATGCACATTGACATCTACTAGTATTGGGTCCATCTCAATATTGATATAACATATTGGATAACGGCCAATAGTTAATAATGTATGATAACCTTCTAATATAGCCTTATTTAACATGAAATTCTTAATATAACGGCCATTAATAAAAATTGAAATATAATGTTTATTACTTCTTGAATGTTCTGGTTTGGCAACAAAACCTTCTAAATGATAATCACTTGTATCGCCAGAGATATGTACTAAATCTCGAGCAACTTTCATCCCATATATCTGTGCCATAACTTCATTTGTTTTACCTGAGCCATTCGTAGCAAGTAAAGTTTTCCCATCTGAAATTAAAGAGAATCGTATATTAGGATGACTCATAGCCATTCTATTGACAATATCTGTAATTTTGCCTAGTTCTGTATACAGACTCTTAATATATTTTAATCGCGCTGGCGTATTATAAAATAATGACTCAACTAAAATGTCAGTTCCTTGTTTAGCTTTAGCTGGTTTGTGATTTAAAACCTCGCCATTTTCGACATATATTTCATTTCCACTAATGCCATCTGTACATGTACGTAATGTGACTTTAGCAACTGATGAAATACTAGCTAGAGCTTCTCCACGAAATCCTAATGTTCTAATATGAAATAAATCTTCATCTTGGTCCAATTTACTTGTAGCATGACGATGAAATACTAAACCTAAATCTTCAGCTTCAATACCGCTACCATTATCAACTACTCTAATAGACTGAACGCCAGATTGCTGCACTTCTATATTTATTTCAGTAGAACCAGCGTCAATGGCATTTTCTAATAATTCTTTG containing:
- the mutL gene encoding DNA mismatch repair endonuclease MutL — translated: MGKIKELQTSLANKIAAGEVVERPSSVVKELLENAIDAGSTEINIEVQQSGVQSIRVVDNGSGIEAEDLGLVFHRHATSKLDQDEDLFHIRTLGFRGEALASISSVAKVTLRTCTDGISGNEIYVENGEVLNHKPAKAKQGTDILVESLFYNTPARLKYIKSLYTELGKITDIVNRMAMSHPNIRFSLISDGKTLLATNGSGKTNEVMAQIYGMKVARDLVHISGDTSDYHLEGFVAKPEHSRSNKHYISIFINGRYIKNFMLNKAILEGYHTLLTIGRYPICYINIEMDPILVDVNVHPTKLEVRLSKEDQLFELIVTKIREAFKDKILIPQNDLDKMSKKNKVLETFEQQKIAFEQANQNDKRLDDKSDYQYDGLLNQSDNNESNMVAEVDDNNLYNDTRNIDDDYSNKQRQILEQMDLPHQNDDDITYMSNTESDTEHVDSSTFKSIPKQRVPYMEVVGQVHGTYIIAQNEQGMYMIDQHAAQERIKYEYFRDKIGQVTNEVQDLLIPLTFHFSKDEQLIIDQYQSELQRVGINLEHFGGYDYIVNSYPVWFPKDEVEDIIKDMIELVLEHKKINVAKMREDAAIMMSCKKSIKANHYLQQHEMSDLIDQLREAEDPFTCPHGRPIIINFTNYELEKLFKRVM
- a CDS encoding glycerol-3-phosphate responsive antiterminator, with translation MNTNILPAVRNMKDLELLIKTDHKICVLLDMHIGHIKSIMELLKQNHIECFIHIDLIKGLSHDEFASEYIIQQFKPKGIVSTKSKVIKKAKSLNTLTIFRVFIIDSQALKRSIDLIKKVEPDFVEVLPGVASKAIHNIEKETKAQVIAGGLINTEQEIEEAIKNGAKYVTTSDQKLW